A single Chanos chanos chromosome 8, fChaCha1.1, whole genome shotgun sequence DNA region contains:
- the nlgn3b gene encoding neuroligin-3b isoform X13: MWHTQTQPHLSDTHLTFQGLTFALYGLSVWTLSLLWPVSMVTALTFQPTVNTHLGRLRGMRVPVPTEGLGPVDQYLGVPYAAPPVGEKRFMPPDAPSAWSGVRNATRFAPVCPQNIRNLVPEIMMPVWATFNLDTVATYLQEQSEDCLYLNIYVPTQNGEESRDDPKPVMVFVHGGSYMEGTGNIMDGSVLASYGNVIVITLNYRVGILGFMSTGDQAAKGNYGLLDQIQALRWISKNIGYFGGDPGRVTVFGSGIGASCVSLLTLSHHSEGLFHRAIIQSGSALSSWAVNYQPVKYTRMLAERVGCNVLDTHDLVLCMQKRSYRELVEQDIQPVRYHVAFGPVIDGDLIPDDPEVLMEQGEFLNYDIMLGVNQGEGLRFVEGVVEPEEGGVSGSDFDFAVSDFVDGLYGYPEGKDTLRETIKFMYTDWADRDNPETRRKTLVALFTDHQWVEPAVVTADLHARYGSPTYFYAFYHHCQSPMKPAWADSAHGDEIPYVFGVPLIGPTELFPCNFSRNDIMLSAVVMTYWTNFAKTGDPNKPVPQDTKFIHTKANRFEEVSWSKYSPHDQLYLHIGLKPRVRDHYRATKVAFWKHLVPHLYNLHDMFHYTSTTTRVPPLQTTHSPHSTQRPGGSKARSPNTKRPPQSTARSGDARGPLVIANPRDYSTELSVTIAVGASLLFLNVLAFAALYYRKDKRSRQDTNPQPSPPRQNATNDVGYTPTSITAGNQEEGSLGDPLRLTPASSPRDYTLTLRRSPDDIPLMTPNTITMSPSSLMGYPSMHPYNTFTHGFNSTGLPHSHSTTRV, encoded by the exons ATGtggcacacacagactcagccTCACCTGTCCGACACACACCTGACCTTTCAAGGATTGACCTTTGCCCTCTACGGCCTCTCTGTGTGGACACTCTCCTTGCTGTGGcctgtttccatggttacagCCTTGACCTTCCAGCCCACGGTAAACACCCATCTCGGGCGGCTGAGGGGGATGCGTGTTCCAGTCCCGACGGAAGGTCTGGGGCCGGTGGACCAATATTTGGGGGTTCCCTACGCTGCCCCACCTGTGGGAGAGAAGCGTTTCATGCCCCCTGATGCCCCATCGGCCTGGTCAGGCGTGCGGAATGCCACCCGTTTCGCACCTGTGTGCCCGCAGAACATCCGCAACCTCGTGCCAGAGATCATGATGCCTGTGTGGGCAACTTTTAATCTGGATACAGTGGCCACATACTTACAGGAACAGAGTGAGGACTGCCTTTATCTCAACATCTATGTCCCTACACAGAACGGTGa GGAGTCTCGTGATGACCCGAAGCCTGTGATGGTGTTTGTTCATGGAGGATCCTACATGGAGGGAACTGGCAACATCATGGATGGAAGCGTGTTAGCCAGCTACGGGAATGTTATCGTCATCACTCTGAACTACAGGGTCGGGATCCTGG GGTTCATGAGCACGGGAGACCAGGCAGCTAAGGGGAACTACGGACTTCTGGACCAGATACAGGCGCTCCGCTGGATCAGTAAGAACATTGGCTACTTTGGGGGAGATCCAGGACGTGTCACGGTCTTCGGCTCTGGGATCGGAGCCTCCTGCGTCAGTCTCCTAACGCTCTCTCACCACTCAGAAG gTTTGTTTCACCGCGCCATCATCCAGAGCGGTTCAGCTCTGTCCAGCTGGGCGGTGAACTACCAGCCTGTGAAATACACACGCATGCTGGCGGAGCGTGTGGGCTGTAACGTGTTGGACACACATGACCTGGTGCTGTGCATGCAGAAACGCAGCTACAGAGAGCTGGTGGAGCAGGATATACAGCCGGTGCGGTATCACGTCGCGTTCGGGCCAGTCATCGACGGCGACCTCATTCCCGACGACCCCGAGGTGCTCATGGAGCAGGGCGAGTTCCTCAACTACGACATCATGTTGGGCGTCAATCAAGGGGAGGGGCTTCGCTTTGTCGAGGGTGTGGTCGAGCCAGAGGAGGGCGGGGTTTCGGGCTCAGACTTCGACTTCGCCGTGTCGGATTTCGTGGATGGTCTGTACGGATACCCAGAGGGGAAAGACACCCTGAGGGAAACGATAAAGTTCATGTACACAGATTGGGCGGACAGGGATAACCCTGAAACACGGAGGAAGACGCTAGTGGCCCTTTTTACGGATCACCAGTGGGTGGAGCCAGCGGTGGTGACGGCCGACCTGCATGCCCGTTATGGTTCGCCGACGTATTTCTACGCCTTCTATCACCACTGCCAGAGCCCCATGAAACCAGCGTGGGCAGACTCCGCCCACGGCGATGAGATACCCTACGTGTTCGGGGTGCCGCTGATTGGGCCGACCGAACTGTTCCCATGTAACTTCTCTCGCAATGACATCATGCTCAGCGCCGTGGTGATGACCTATTGGACCAACTTCGCCAAGACTGG GGACCCAAATAAGCCAGTTCCACAAGACACTAAGTTCATCCACACCAAGGCAAACCGTTTTGAGGAGGTGTCCTGGTCCAAATACAGTCCTCACGACCAGCTCTACCTGCACATCGGTCTGAAGCCGCGTGTGCGCGACCACTACCGTGCCACGAAAGTGGCTTTCTGGAAGCACCTGGTGCCTCACCTATACAACCTGCATGACATGTTCCACTACACGTCCACCACCACTCGCGTGCCCCCTCTGCAGACCACACACTCCCCACACTCCACCCAGCGCCCTGGGGGCAGCAAGGCAAGGTCCCCCAACACGAAACGGCCCCCCCAGTCCACGGCTCGGAGCGGAGACGCCCGGGGGCCGTTGGTCATCGCTAACCCACGAGATTACTCTACAGAGCTGAGCGTCACCATCGCAGTGGGagcctccctcctcttcctcaatgTCTTGGCCTTCGCTGCGCTCTATTACCGCAAAGACAAACGCAGCAGGCAGGATACCAACCCTCAGCCGTCTCCGCCTCGACAGAACGCCACCAACGACGTTGGCTACACCCCCACTTCCATCACTGCTGGCAACCAAGAGGAGGGGTCATTAGGCGACCCCCTGCGGCTGACCCCTGCCTCGTCCCCACGGGATTACACCCTGACGCTACGCCGATCGCCCGACGACATCCCCCT CATGACACCCAACACCATTACCATGTCTCCTAGCTCACTGATGGGGTATCCCAGCATGCACCCCTACAACACGTTTACACATGGATTCAACTCCACCGGCCTGCCCCACTCCCACTCAACAACGCGAGTATAA
- the nlgn3b gene encoding neuroligin-3b isoform X4, with translation MWHTQTQPHLSDTHLTFQGLTFALYGLSVWTLSLLWPVSMVTALTFQPTVNTHLGRLRGMRVPVPTEGLGPVDQYLGVPYAAPPVGEKRFMPPDAPSAWSGVRNATRFAPVCPQNIRNLVPEIMMPVWATFNLDTVATYLQEQSEDCLYLNIYVPTQNGECSHIHRQAYTHRPGDPSSDGERPEDDGLRESRDDPKPVMVFVHGGSYMEGTGNIMDGSVLASYGNVIVITLNYRVGILGFMSTGDQAAKGNYGLLDQIQALRWISKNIGYFGGDPGRVTVFGSGIGASCVSLLTLSHHSEGLFHRAIIQSGSALSSWAVNYQPVKYTRMLAERVGCNVLDTHDLVLCMQKRSYRELVEQDIQPVRYHVAFGPVIDGDLIPDDPEVLMEQGEFLNYDIMLGVNQGEGLRFVEGVVEPEEGGVSGSDFDFAVSDFVDGLYGYPEGKDTLRETIKFMYTDWADRDNPETRRKTLVALFTDHQWVEPAVVTADLHARYGSPTYFYAFYHHCQSPMKPAWADSAHGDEIPYVFGVPLIGPTELFPCNFSRNDIMLSAVVMTYWTNFAKTGDPNKPVPQDTKFIHTKANRFEEVSWSKYSPHDQLYLHIGLKPRVRDHYRATKVAFWKHLVPHLYNLHDMFHYTSTTTRVPPLQTTHSPHSTQRPGGSKARSPNTKRPPQSTARSGDARGPLVIANPRDYSTELSVTIAVGASLLFLNVLAFAALYYRKDKRSRQDTNPQPSPPRQNATNDVGYTPTSITAGNQEEGSLGDPLRLTPASSPRDYTLTLRRSPDDIPLMTPNTITMSPSSLMGYPSMHPYNTFTHGFNSTGLPHSHSTTRV, from the exons ATGtggcacacacagactcagccTCACCTGTCCGACACACACCTGACCTTTCAAGGATTGACCTTTGCCCTCTACGGCCTCTCTGTGTGGACACTCTCCTTGCTGTGGcctgtttccatggttacagCCTTGACCTTCCAGCCCACGGTAAACACCCATCTCGGGCGGCTGAGGGGGATGCGTGTTCCAGTCCCGACGGAAGGTCTGGGGCCGGTGGACCAATATTTGGGGGTTCCCTACGCTGCCCCACCTGTGGGAGAGAAGCGTTTCATGCCCCCTGATGCCCCATCGGCCTGGTCAGGCGTGCGGAATGCCACCCGTTTCGCACCTGTGTGCCCGCAGAACATCCGCAACCTCGTGCCAGAGATCATGATGCCTGTGTGGGCAACTTTTAATCTGGATACAGTGGCCACATACTTACAGGAACAGAGTGAGGACTGCCTTTATCTCAACATCTATGTCCCTACACAGAACGGTGagtgctcacacatacacaggcaagcatacacacac AGACCAGGTGATCCGTCATCAGATGGAGAGCGTCCTGAAGATGATG GCCTGAGGGAGTCTCGTGATGACCCGAAGCCTGTGATGGTGTTTGTTCATGGAGGATCCTACATGGAGGGAACTGGCAACATCATGGATGGAAGCGTGTTAGCCAGCTACGGGAATGTTATCGTCATCACTCTGAACTACAGGGTCGGGATCCTGG GGTTCATGAGCACGGGAGACCAGGCAGCTAAGGGGAACTACGGACTTCTGGACCAGATACAGGCGCTCCGCTGGATCAGTAAGAACATTGGCTACTTTGGGGGAGATCCAGGACGTGTCACGGTCTTCGGCTCTGGGATCGGAGCCTCCTGCGTCAGTCTCCTAACGCTCTCTCACCACTCAGAAG gTTTGTTTCACCGCGCCATCATCCAGAGCGGTTCAGCTCTGTCCAGCTGGGCGGTGAACTACCAGCCTGTGAAATACACACGCATGCTGGCGGAGCGTGTGGGCTGTAACGTGTTGGACACACATGACCTGGTGCTGTGCATGCAGAAACGCAGCTACAGAGAGCTGGTGGAGCAGGATATACAGCCGGTGCGGTATCACGTCGCGTTCGGGCCAGTCATCGACGGCGACCTCATTCCCGACGACCCCGAGGTGCTCATGGAGCAGGGCGAGTTCCTCAACTACGACATCATGTTGGGCGTCAATCAAGGGGAGGGGCTTCGCTTTGTCGAGGGTGTGGTCGAGCCAGAGGAGGGCGGGGTTTCGGGCTCAGACTTCGACTTCGCCGTGTCGGATTTCGTGGATGGTCTGTACGGATACCCAGAGGGGAAAGACACCCTGAGGGAAACGATAAAGTTCATGTACACAGATTGGGCGGACAGGGATAACCCTGAAACACGGAGGAAGACGCTAGTGGCCCTTTTTACGGATCACCAGTGGGTGGAGCCAGCGGTGGTGACGGCCGACCTGCATGCCCGTTATGGTTCGCCGACGTATTTCTACGCCTTCTATCACCACTGCCAGAGCCCCATGAAACCAGCGTGGGCAGACTCCGCCCACGGCGATGAGATACCCTACGTGTTCGGGGTGCCGCTGATTGGGCCGACCGAACTGTTCCCATGTAACTTCTCTCGCAATGACATCATGCTCAGCGCCGTGGTGATGACCTATTGGACCAACTTCGCCAAGACTGG GGACCCAAATAAGCCAGTTCCACAAGACACTAAGTTCATCCACACCAAGGCAAACCGTTTTGAGGAGGTGTCCTGGTCCAAATACAGTCCTCACGACCAGCTCTACCTGCACATCGGTCTGAAGCCGCGTGTGCGCGACCACTACCGTGCCACGAAAGTGGCTTTCTGGAAGCACCTGGTGCCTCACCTATACAACCTGCATGACATGTTCCACTACACGTCCACCACCACTCGCGTGCCCCCTCTGCAGACCACACACTCCCCACACTCCACCCAGCGCCCTGGGGGCAGCAAGGCAAGGTCCCCCAACACGAAACGGCCCCCCCAGTCCACGGCTCGGAGCGGAGACGCCCGGGGGCCGTTGGTCATCGCTAACCCACGAGATTACTCTACAGAGCTGAGCGTCACCATCGCAGTGGGagcctccctcctcttcctcaatgTCTTGGCCTTCGCTGCGCTCTATTACCGCAAAGACAAACGCAGCAGGCAGGATACCAACCCTCAGCCGTCTCCGCCTCGACAGAACGCCACCAACGACGTTGGCTACACCCCCACTTCCATCACTGCTGGCAACCAAGAGGAGGGGTCATTAGGCGACCCCCTGCGGCTGACCCCTGCCTCGTCCCCACGGGATTACACCCTGACGCTACGCCGATCGCCCGACGACATCCCCCT CATGACACCCAACACCATTACCATGTCTCCTAGCTCACTGATGGGGTATCCCAGCATGCACCCCTACAACACGTTTACACATGGATTCAACTCCACCGGCCTGCCCCACTCCCACTCAACAACGCGAGTATAA
- the nlgn3b gene encoding neuroligin-3b isoform X7 produces the protein MWHTQTQPHLSDTHLTFQGLTFALYGLSVWTLSLLWPVSMVTALTFQPTVNTHLGRLRGMRVPVPTEGLGPVDQYLGVPYAAPPVGEKRFMPPDAPSAWSGVRNATRFAPVCPQNIRNLVPEIMMPVWATFNLDTVATYLQEQSEDCLYLNIYVPTQNGECAKRPGDPSSDGERPEDDGLRESRDDPKPVMVFVHGGSYMEGTGNIMDGSVLASYGNVIVITLNYRVGILGFMSTGDQAAKGNYGLLDQIQALRWISKNIGYFGGDPGRVTVFGSGIGASCVSLLTLSHHSEGLFHRAIIQSGSALSSWAVNYQPVKYTRMLAERVGCNVLDTHDLVLCMQKRSYRELVEQDIQPVRYHVAFGPVIDGDLIPDDPEVLMEQGEFLNYDIMLGVNQGEGLRFVEGVVEPEEGGVSGSDFDFAVSDFVDGLYGYPEGKDTLRETIKFMYTDWADRDNPETRRKTLVALFTDHQWVEPAVVTADLHARYGSPTYFYAFYHHCQSPMKPAWADSAHGDEIPYVFGVPLIGPTELFPCNFSRNDIMLSAVVMTYWTNFAKTGDPNKPVPQDTKFIHTKANRFEEVSWSKYSPHDQLYLHIGLKPRVRDHYRATKVAFWKHLVPHLYNLHDMFHYTSTTTRVPPLQTTHSPHSTQRPGGSKARSPNTKRPPQSTARSGDARGPLVIANPRDYSTELSVTIAVGASLLFLNVLAFAALYYRKDKRSRQDTNPQPSPPRQNATNDVGYTPTSITAGNQEEGSLGDPLRLTPASSPRDYTLTLRRSPDDIPLMTPNTITMSPSSLMGYPSMHPYNTFTHGFNSTGLPHSHSTTRV, from the exons ATGtggcacacacagactcagccTCACCTGTCCGACACACACCTGACCTTTCAAGGATTGACCTTTGCCCTCTACGGCCTCTCTGTGTGGACACTCTCCTTGCTGTGGcctgtttccatggttacagCCTTGACCTTCCAGCCCACGGTAAACACCCATCTCGGGCGGCTGAGGGGGATGCGTGTTCCAGTCCCGACGGAAGGTCTGGGGCCGGTGGACCAATATTTGGGGGTTCCCTACGCTGCCCCACCTGTGGGAGAGAAGCGTTTCATGCCCCCTGATGCCCCATCGGCCTGGTCAGGCGTGCGGAATGCCACCCGTTTCGCACCTGTGTGCCCGCAGAACATCCGCAACCTCGTGCCAGAGATCATGATGCCTGTGTGGGCAACTTTTAATCTGGATACAGTGGCCACATACTTACAGGAACAGAGTGAGGACTGCCTTTATCTCAACATCTATGTCCCTACACAGAACGGTGagt GTGCTAAGAGACCAGGTGATCCGTCATCAGATGGAGAGCGTCCTGAAGATGATG GCCTGAGGGAGTCTCGTGATGACCCGAAGCCTGTGATGGTGTTTGTTCATGGAGGATCCTACATGGAGGGAACTGGCAACATCATGGATGGAAGCGTGTTAGCCAGCTACGGGAATGTTATCGTCATCACTCTGAACTACAGGGTCGGGATCCTGG GGTTCATGAGCACGGGAGACCAGGCAGCTAAGGGGAACTACGGACTTCTGGACCAGATACAGGCGCTCCGCTGGATCAGTAAGAACATTGGCTACTTTGGGGGAGATCCAGGACGTGTCACGGTCTTCGGCTCTGGGATCGGAGCCTCCTGCGTCAGTCTCCTAACGCTCTCTCACCACTCAGAAG gTTTGTTTCACCGCGCCATCATCCAGAGCGGTTCAGCTCTGTCCAGCTGGGCGGTGAACTACCAGCCTGTGAAATACACACGCATGCTGGCGGAGCGTGTGGGCTGTAACGTGTTGGACACACATGACCTGGTGCTGTGCATGCAGAAACGCAGCTACAGAGAGCTGGTGGAGCAGGATATACAGCCGGTGCGGTATCACGTCGCGTTCGGGCCAGTCATCGACGGCGACCTCATTCCCGACGACCCCGAGGTGCTCATGGAGCAGGGCGAGTTCCTCAACTACGACATCATGTTGGGCGTCAATCAAGGGGAGGGGCTTCGCTTTGTCGAGGGTGTGGTCGAGCCAGAGGAGGGCGGGGTTTCGGGCTCAGACTTCGACTTCGCCGTGTCGGATTTCGTGGATGGTCTGTACGGATACCCAGAGGGGAAAGACACCCTGAGGGAAACGATAAAGTTCATGTACACAGATTGGGCGGACAGGGATAACCCTGAAACACGGAGGAAGACGCTAGTGGCCCTTTTTACGGATCACCAGTGGGTGGAGCCAGCGGTGGTGACGGCCGACCTGCATGCCCGTTATGGTTCGCCGACGTATTTCTACGCCTTCTATCACCACTGCCAGAGCCCCATGAAACCAGCGTGGGCAGACTCCGCCCACGGCGATGAGATACCCTACGTGTTCGGGGTGCCGCTGATTGGGCCGACCGAACTGTTCCCATGTAACTTCTCTCGCAATGACATCATGCTCAGCGCCGTGGTGATGACCTATTGGACCAACTTCGCCAAGACTGG GGACCCAAATAAGCCAGTTCCACAAGACACTAAGTTCATCCACACCAAGGCAAACCGTTTTGAGGAGGTGTCCTGGTCCAAATACAGTCCTCACGACCAGCTCTACCTGCACATCGGTCTGAAGCCGCGTGTGCGCGACCACTACCGTGCCACGAAAGTGGCTTTCTGGAAGCACCTGGTGCCTCACCTATACAACCTGCATGACATGTTCCACTACACGTCCACCACCACTCGCGTGCCCCCTCTGCAGACCACACACTCCCCACACTCCACCCAGCGCCCTGGGGGCAGCAAGGCAAGGTCCCCCAACACGAAACGGCCCCCCCAGTCCACGGCTCGGAGCGGAGACGCCCGGGGGCCGTTGGTCATCGCTAACCCACGAGATTACTCTACAGAGCTGAGCGTCACCATCGCAGTGGGagcctccctcctcttcctcaatgTCTTGGCCTTCGCTGCGCTCTATTACCGCAAAGACAAACGCAGCAGGCAGGATACCAACCCTCAGCCGTCTCCGCCTCGACAGAACGCCACCAACGACGTTGGCTACACCCCCACTTCCATCACTGCTGGCAACCAAGAGGAGGGGTCATTAGGCGACCCCCTGCGGCTGACCCCTGCCTCGTCCCCACGGGATTACACCCTGACGCTACGCCGATCGCCCGACGACATCCCCCT CATGACACCCAACACCATTACCATGTCTCCTAGCTCACTGATGGGGTATCCCAGCATGCACCCCTACAACACGTTTACACATGGATTCAACTCCACCGGCCTGCCCCACTCCCACTCAACAACGCGAGTATAA
- the nlgn3b gene encoding neuroligin-3b isoform X10 produces MWHTQTQPHLSDTHLTFQGLTFALYGLSVWTLSLLWPVSMVTALTFQPTVNTHLGRLRGMRVPVPTEGLGPVDQYLGVPYAAPPVGEKRFMPPDAPSAWSGVRNATRFAPVCPQNIRNLVPEIMMPVWATFNLDTVATYLQEQSEDCLYLNIYVPTQNGECSHIHRQAYTHVHTHTHTHTHTRMHPVMVFVHGGSYMEGTGNIMDGSVLASYGNVIVITLNYRVGILGFMSTGDQAAKGNYGLLDQIQALRWISKNIGYFGGDPGRVTVFGSGIGASCVSLLTLSHHSEGLFHRAIIQSGSALSSWAVNYQPVKYTRMLAERVGCNVLDTHDLVLCMQKRSYRELVEQDIQPVRYHVAFGPVIDGDLIPDDPEVLMEQGEFLNYDIMLGVNQGEGLRFVEGVVEPEEGGVSGSDFDFAVSDFVDGLYGYPEGKDTLRETIKFMYTDWADRDNPETRRKTLVALFTDHQWVEPAVVTADLHARYGSPTYFYAFYHHCQSPMKPAWADSAHGDEIPYVFGVPLIGPTELFPCNFSRNDIMLSAVVMTYWTNFAKTGDPNKPVPQDTKFIHTKANRFEEVSWSKYSPHDQLYLHIGLKPRVRDHYRATKVAFWKHLVPHLYNLHDMFHYTSTTTRVPPLQTTHSPHSTQRPGGSKARSPNTKRPPQSTARSGDARGPLVIANPRDYSTELSVTIAVGASLLFLNVLAFAALYYRKDKRSRQDTNPQPSPPRQNATNDVGYTPTSITAGNQEEGSLGDPLRLTPASSPRDYTLTLRRSPDDIPLMTPNTITMSPSSLMGYPSMHPYNTFTHGFNSTGLPHSHSTTRV; encoded by the exons ATGtggcacacacagactcagccTCACCTGTCCGACACACACCTGACCTTTCAAGGATTGACCTTTGCCCTCTACGGCCTCTCTGTGTGGACACTCTCCTTGCTGTGGcctgtttccatggttacagCCTTGACCTTCCAGCCCACGGTAAACACCCATCTCGGGCGGCTGAGGGGGATGCGTGTTCCAGTCCCGACGGAAGGTCTGGGGCCGGTGGACCAATATTTGGGGGTTCCCTACGCTGCCCCACCTGTGGGAGAGAAGCGTTTCATGCCCCCTGATGCCCCATCGGCCTGGTCAGGCGTGCGGAATGCCACCCGTTTCGCACCTGTGTGCCCGCAGAACATCCGCAACCTCGTGCCAGAGATCATGATGCCTGTGTGGGCAACTTTTAATCTGGATACAGTGGCCACATACTTACAGGAACAGAGTGAGGACTGCCTTTATCTCAACATCTATGTCCCTACACAGAACGGTGagtgctcacacatacacaggcaagcatacacacacgtgcacacacacacacacacacacacacacacacggatgcat CCTGTGATGGTGTTTGTTCATGGAGGATCCTACATGGAGGGAACTGGCAACATCATGGATGGAAGCGTGTTAGCCAGCTACGGGAATGTTATCGTCATCACTCTGAACTACAGGGTCGGGATCCTGG GGTTCATGAGCACGGGAGACCAGGCAGCTAAGGGGAACTACGGACTTCTGGACCAGATACAGGCGCTCCGCTGGATCAGTAAGAACATTGGCTACTTTGGGGGAGATCCAGGACGTGTCACGGTCTTCGGCTCTGGGATCGGAGCCTCCTGCGTCAGTCTCCTAACGCTCTCTCACCACTCAGAAG gTTTGTTTCACCGCGCCATCATCCAGAGCGGTTCAGCTCTGTCCAGCTGGGCGGTGAACTACCAGCCTGTGAAATACACACGCATGCTGGCGGAGCGTGTGGGCTGTAACGTGTTGGACACACATGACCTGGTGCTGTGCATGCAGAAACGCAGCTACAGAGAGCTGGTGGAGCAGGATATACAGCCGGTGCGGTATCACGTCGCGTTCGGGCCAGTCATCGACGGCGACCTCATTCCCGACGACCCCGAGGTGCTCATGGAGCAGGGCGAGTTCCTCAACTACGACATCATGTTGGGCGTCAATCAAGGGGAGGGGCTTCGCTTTGTCGAGGGTGTGGTCGAGCCAGAGGAGGGCGGGGTTTCGGGCTCAGACTTCGACTTCGCCGTGTCGGATTTCGTGGATGGTCTGTACGGATACCCAGAGGGGAAAGACACCCTGAGGGAAACGATAAAGTTCATGTACACAGATTGGGCGGACAGGGATAACCCTGAAACACGGAGGAAGACGCTAGTGGCCCTTTTTACGGATCACCAGTGGGTGGAGCCAGCGGTGGTGACGGCCGACCTGCATGCCCGTTATGGTTCGCCGACGTATTTCTACGCCTTCTATCACCACTGCCAGAGCCCCATGAAACCAGCGTGGGCAGACTCCGCCCACGGCGATGAGATACCCTACGTGTTCGGGGTGCCGCTGATTGGGCCGACCGAACTGTTCCCATGTAACTTCTCTCGCAATGACATCATGCTCAGCGCCGTGGTGATGACCTATTGGACCAACTTCGCCAAGACTGG GGACCCAAATAAGCCAGTTCCACAAGACACTAAGTTCATCCACACCAAGGCAAACCGTTTTGAGGAGGTGTCCTGGTCCAAATACAGTCCTCACGACCAGCTCTACCTGCACATCGGTCTGAAGCCGCGTGTGCGCGACCACTACCGTGCCACGAAAGTGGCTTTCTGGAAGCACCTGGTGCCTCACCTATACAACCTGCATGACATGTTCCACTACACGTCCACCACCACTCGCGTGCCCCCTCTGCAGACCACACACTCCCCACACTCCACCCAGCGCCCTGGGGGCAGCAAGGCAAGGTCCCCCAACACGAAACGGCCCCCCCAGTCCACGGCTCGGAGCGGAGACGCCCGGGGGCCGTTGGTCATCGCTAACCCACGAGATTACTCTACAGAGCTGAGCGTCACCATCGCAGTGGGagcctccctcctcttcctcaatgTCTTGGCCTTCGCTGCGCTCTATTACCGCAAAGACAAACGCAGCAGGCAGGATACCAACCCTCAGCCGTCTCCGCCTCGACAGAACGCCACCAACGACGTTGGCTACACCCCCACTTCCATCACTGCTGGCAACCAAGAGGAGGGGTCATTAGGCGACCCCCTGCGGCTGACCCCTGCCTCGTCCCCACGGGATTACACCCTGACGCTACGCCGATCGCCCGACGACATCCCCCT CATGACACCCAACACCATTACCATGTCTCCTAGCTCACTGATGGGGTATCCCAGCATGCACCCCTACAACACGTTTACACATGGATTCAACTCCACCGGCCTGCCCCACTCCCACTCAACAACGCGAGTATAA